The Flavobacterium praedii genome window below encodes:
- a CDS encoding ATP-binding protein — translation MKLTLRLTTYSKLVILIIGICSLFLLLFLSLYLYTVQQERGVYRDNSSQYKTEVNRLFDFNSKTQIVTINDLTYWDALVKFTKSKDTIWYKNYIANEFPTYEVDYVAVYDLNKKLIVKTAKPNFKTKDFISIQAMKHLYRNRYSRFYMHIPEGVIEVFGGTIHTSNDPKKTKTKPSGYFFMARLLDDKFFRNLEEITSSKIQLFNKVEMDSNSNKKVTSIINLRDTDANIVAKLFFERPSNLNFERTKELLLIVVITTFISLISVFYYSRKWVYRPLRLITTILETDQEIAISHLKREPGEFGYIGNLFDDHRKNRFQLKKAKEKAEESDKLKSTFLANLSHEIRTPMNAILGFSDLLMDEKLTDESKRKYLQIINSSGKSLVSIIEDLIEMSKIDAKQIAPKVIGLNIDKCLKELFNTLRVTIPEEKEIQFYLLKSNCKLYNTILTDEIKLKQVIVNLLTNAIKFTDKGHIAFGYTISPDYKFLEFRVEDTGIGISEKDLEVIFNRFRKVDNDYSISMSGLGLGLSISKAYVEMLGGEISVESIYGKGSVFKFTIPLLYDESKSNEYNDDFQIVPNDSEGKNILVAEDDNINYLLLKTILEKKNHRIIRAKNGQEAIDLYQSNTDIDLIFMDIKMPVLDGYEAFEIIKAKDPECIVIAQTAHSSSEVKESIMNAGFSGYITKPLDKDKIYEIINNVFQNDTIC, via the coding sequence TCAAGTCAGTACAAAACCGAAGTGAATCGATTATTTGATTTTAATTCAAAGACACAAATTGTTACTATAAATGACTTAACTTATTGGGATGCATTAGTAAAATTCACAAAAAGTAAAGACACAATTTGGTATAAAAATTATATTGCCAATGAGTTTCCAACTTATGAAGTTGACTATGTTGCAGTATATGATTTAAATAAAAAACTGATTGTAAAAACTGCCAAACCGAATTTTAAAACTAAAGATTTTATCTCTATACAAGCAATGAAACATTTGTATAGAAATAGATATTCTAGATTTTACATGCATATTCCAGAAGGTGTTATTGAGGTTTTTGGTGGAACCATACATACATCCAATGATCCAAAAAAAACAAAGACCAAACCTTCAGGGTATTTCTTTATGGCTCGTCTTTTAGATGACAAATTTTTTAGGAATCTAGAAGAAATTACTTCTTCCAAAATTCAACTTTTTAATAAAGTCGAAATGGATTCTAATAGTAATAAAAAAGTAACTTCAATTATTAACCTCAGAGATACTGATGCTAACATAGTAGCGAAGTTGTTTTTTGAAAGGCCTTCAAATCTTAATTTTGAAAGAACCAAAGAGTTGTTGCTAATTGTAGTAATTACAACTTTTATTAGTCTTATTAGTGTTTTTTATTACTCTAGAAAATGGGTATACAGACCACTTCGGTTAATAACAACTATCCTTGAAACCGATCAAGAAATAGCAATAAGTCATCTCAAAAGAGAACCTGGTGAATTTGGTTATATTGGTAATTTATTTGACGACCATAGAAAGAATCGGTTTCAATTGAAAAAGGCTAAAGAGAAAGCAGAAGAAAGCGATAAGCTAAAATCAACTTTTTTGGCCAACTTGTCGCATGAAATCCGAACACCTATGAATGCCATTTTGGGTTTTTCGGATTTACTTATGGATGAAAAACTAACAGATGAATCAAAAAGGAAATACCTTCAAATAATTAATAGTAGCGGCAAAAGCTTGGTTTCAATTATTGAAGATTTAATTGAAATGTCTAAAATTGATGCCAAACAAATTGCACCAAAGGTTATAGGATTGAATATTGATAAATGTTTGAAAGAATTATTTAATACATTGAGAGTTACTATTCCTGAGGAAAAAGAAATTCAGTTTTATTTATTAAAAAGCAATTGCAAATTATACAATACTATTTTAACAGATGAAATAAAATTAAAACAGGTTATTGTTAATTTGTTGACCAACGCTATAAAATTTACAGATAAAGGGCATATCGCTTTTGGATATACTATCAGTCCTGATTATAAATTTTTAGAATTTAGAGTTGAGGATACAGGAATTGGAATTAGTGAAAAAGATTTAGAAGTTATTTTTAATCGTTTTAGAAAAGTAGATAATGATTATTCTATTTCTATGAGTGGATTGGGATTGGGTTTGTCTATTTCCAAGGCTTATGTTGAAATGCTTGGAGGAGAAATTTCAGTAGAATCAATTTACGGTAAGGGTTCCGTTTTTAAGTTTACTATACCATTACTATATGACGAAAGTAAATCCAATGAATATAATGATGATTTTCAGATTGTTCCAAATGACTCTGAAGGAAAAAATATATTGGTTGCCGAGGATGATAATATTAACTACCTATTGCTTAAAACTATTTTAGAGAAAAAAAATCATCGTATCATAAGAGCAAAAAATGGACAAGAAGCAATTGATCTGTACCAATCAAATACGGATATTGATTTGATATTTATGGATATAAAAATGCCAGTTTTAGATGGTTATGAAGCATTTGAAATAATAAAGGCTAAAGATCCAGAATGTATTGTAATTGCTCAAACGGCACATTCCTCATCTGAAGTAAAAGAAAGTATAATGAATGCAGGTTTTTCGGGGTATATTACAAAGCCCTTGGATAAAGACAAAATTTATGAAATTATAAATAATGTTTTTCAAAATGATACAATTTGTTAA
- a CDS encoding GNAT family N-acetyltransferase: MIAKKILNDAFIIRIAKEEDAVQMEYVQSRCYPTLHVSEILDRNHFANHVKVFPEGQIVVEKDGTIVASASSFRCDFPEHDSTFLEETDNLWITNVQIPNGDWMYGIDMGVLPEYRGLGLSKEMYKARNEVCEELGLKGQIIAGMTIGYGKVKDQMTIEEYCKRVMNNEIIDPTITPQRSAGFRWIRPLYNYINDPESGFGSILMYKPVDENYYL, encoded by the coding sequence ATGATTGCTAAAAAGATTTTGAATGATGCATTTATAATTAGAATCGCAAAAGAAGAAGATGCCGTTCAGATGGAATATGTACAATCAAGATGTTATCCAACATTGCACGTGTCTGAAATATTAGATAGGAATCATTTTGCAAATCATGTAAAAGTTTTTCCAGAAGGTCAAATTGTAGTTGAAAAGGATGGAACTATTGTAGCTTCGGCAAGTTCTTTTAGGTGTGATTTTCCAGAACATGATAGTACTTTTTTGGAAGAGACTGATAATTTATGGATTACTAATGTACAAATTCCAAATGGCGATTGGATGTACGGAATAGATATGGGGGTTTTACCAGAATACAGAGGATTGGGACTCTCAAAAGAGATGTACAAAGCCCGTAATGAAGTCTGTGAAGAATTAGGATTGAAAGGACAAATAATTGCAGGAATGACAATTGGTTATGGAAAAGTGAAAGACCAAATGACAATCGAAGAATATTGCAAAAGGGTGATGAATAACGAAATAATAGATCCTACAATTACGCCACAACGCAGTGCAGGTTTTCGATGGATTCGGCCTTTATACAATTACATAAATGATCCTGAATCGGGATTTGGCAGTATATTAATGTATAAACCAGTTGACGAAAATTATTATTTATAG
- a CDS encoding GNAT family N-acetyltransferase, which translates to MIPKDVLFNEFVIRNATPEDAVQMEYVQKQCYPSLDPTELLNRNHFINHIKVFPEGQIVLERDGVIVGSASTFRSHFPTHEATFLESSDNLWITNAHIPDGEWMYGIDMGILPEYRGLGLSTEMYLVRQEICKKLGLIGQLIAGMTIGYGKVKHKMTIEEYCYALEIKKFTDPTVTPQKKAGFRWIKPLYNHINDPEAGFACILMYYPVDENFKLKV; encoded by the coding sequence ATGATTCCAAAGGATGTTTTATTTAATGAATTTGTGATTCGAAATGCAACTCCAGAAGATGCAGTTCAGATGGAATATGTTCAAAAGCAATGTTATCCTTCTTTGGATCCGACAGAGTTGTTAAATAGGAATCATTTTATCAATCATATCAAAGTATTTCCTGAAGGTCAAATTGTATTGGAAAGAGATGGCGTAATTGTAGGTTCGGCGAGTACATTTCGATCTCATTTTCCAACACACGAAGCTACTTTTTTAGAGTCTTCGGATAATTTATGGATTACCAATGCCCATATTCCAGATGGAGAATGGATGTACGGAATAGATATGGGGATTTTACCTGAATATCGCGGCTTGGGACTTTCGACAGAAATGTATTTGGTTCGACAAGAAATATGTAAAAAACTTGGGTTGATAGGACAACTTATTGCAGGAATGACTATAGGTTACGGAAAAGTAAAACATAAAATGACAATTGAAGAGTATTGTTACGCATTAGAAATTAAAAAATTTACGGATCCTACAGTAACTCCACAAAAAAAAGCAGGTTTTCGATGGATAAAACCATTATACAATCATATCAATGATCCCGAAGCTGGTTTTGCTTGTATTTTAATGTATTATCCAGTAGATGAGAATTTTAAATTAAAAGTATAA
- a CDS encoding CoA-acylating methylmalonate-semialdehyde dehydrogenase: protein MSFNEVKNFINGEFTPGSSTKKHSVISPLDGKELTTFNESTMEDLNEIISSAQIAQKAWQKVTLKERAQVFYKYKQLLEKNSEELTEIIYRENGKIHSEAKAEIDKAIELTEFACSLPQFVNGENMEVSKGVFCSSTRVPLGIVASIVPFNFPTMVPHWTIVNAIALGNAFILKPSEAVPISSQYTAKLLKEAGLPDGLFNIINGTQSTVENICDHPAIQAVTFVGSTKVAKIVYQRASNNLKQVLALGGAKNHILLLPDAHPEMASSNIVASMSGCAGQRCMAAATLIAVGNCDAILDKLIGDAQKIQCGTTLGAVISKAAKDRIEGYITEAEQQGAKIILDGRNTVVPGKENGFYVGPTIIDYATADMKIAREEVFGPVLAIVRVNTIDEALAIENANPYGNACSVFTQSGGLANYVTENASAGMCGVNIGVPVPREPFGFGGWNESRFGSGDITGKSSIGFFTKEKKTTTKWNPEAGTNWMS, encoded by the coding sequence ATGTCATTTAACGAAGTAAAAAACTTTATAAACGGGGAGTTTACCCCCGGTAGTTCTACAAAAAAACATTCCGTTATCTCGCCTTTAGACGGTAAGGAATTGACTACTTTCAACGAATCAACCATGGAGGATTTGAATGAAATTATCAGCTCAGCACAAATAGCCCAAAAAGCATGGCAAAAAGTCACCTTAAAAGAAAGAGCTCAAGTTTTTTATAAGTACAAACAATTATTAGAAAAAAACAGCGAAGAATTAACCGAGATCATTTATAGAGAAAACGGAAAAATTCATAGCGAAGCCAAAGCCGAAATTGACAAAGCGATTGAACTTACTGAATTTGCTTGTTCTTTACCACAATTTGTAAATGGAGAGAATATGGAAGTAAGCAAAGGGGTTTTTTGTTCATCGACCAGAGTGCCATTAGGAATTGTAGCTTCAATTGTTCCTTTTAACTTTCCAACTATGGTTCCCCATTGGACAATTGTAAACGCTATTGCCCTTGGGAATGCATTTATCTTAAAACCTTCTGAAGCTGTTCCTATCAGTAGTCAATATACTGCCAAACTCCTTAAAGAAGCAGGTCTTCCTGATGGATTGTTCAATATTATAAATGGAACACAAAGCACGGTAGAAAACATTTGTGATCATCCAGCAATTCAAGCCGTTACTTTTGTAGGATCTACCAAAGTGGCCAAAATTGTGTACCAAAGAGCTAGCAATAACCTAAAACAAGTATTGGCTCTTGGTGGTGCAAAAAACCACATCCTATTATTACCAGACGCACATCCTGAAATGGCATCATCAAATATTGTTGCTTCAATGAGCGGTTGTGCTGGCCAACGTTGCATGGCGGCAGCTACCTTAATTGCTGTTGGAAATTGCGATGCCATCCTTGACAAATTAATTGGTGATGCTCAAAAAATTCAATGTGGTACAACTTTAGGAGCTGTAATTTCGAAAGCCGCCAAAGACCGAATTGAAGGATACATTACAGAAGCCGAACAACAAGGAGCCAAAATTATTTTGGATGGTAGAAATACAGTAGTACCAGGAAAAGAAAATGGTTTTTATGTAGGACCTACTATTATTGACTATGCAACTGCAGATATGAAGATTGCAAGAGAAGAAGTTTTTGGTCCAGTATTAGCAATAGTTCGTGTAAATACTATTGACGAAGCTTTGGCAATAGAAAACGCGAATCCGTATGGCAATGCGTGTTCTGTATTTACACAAAGCGGCGGTTTGGCCAATTATGTGACGGAAAATGCTTCCGCTGGAATGTGTGGCGTAAATATTGGAGTACCAGTTCCTAGAGAGCCATTTGGTTTTGGAGGATGGAATGAATCCCGATTTGGTTCAGGAGACATTACAGGAAAAAGTTCAATTGGCTTTTTTACCAAAGAAAAGAAAACAACAACCAAATGGAATCCTGAAGCAGGAACCAACTGGATGAGCTAA
- a CDS encoding GNAT family N-acetyltransferase — MIRKATIQDLDQLTNLFDQYVVFYKKPSNKEKHYSYLKERLENNEATIFVSTDETNQEVINGFALIYVTFSSLALNKILILNDLFVDSSIRKNGIGEKLILKTVALAKEIGSNIIRLRTAKNNTAAQGLYHKMGFVREDYLYSYDLTVN, encoded by the coding sequence ATGATACGAAAAGCCACAATTCAGGATTTAGATCAATTGACAAATCTTTTTGATCAATATGTAGTTTTTTATAAAAAGCCTTCAAATAAGGAGAAACATTATTCCTATTTAAAGGAACGATTAGAAAATAATGAAGCCACAATATTTGTATCAACTGATGAGACAAATCAAGAAGTAATTAATGGTTTTGCTCTTATTTACGTTACATTTTCTTCATTAGCATTGAACAAAATTTTAATTCTAAACGATCTTTTTGTAGATTCTTCTATTCGAAAAAATGGAATTGGAGAAAAATTAATTTTAAAAACTGTAGCATTAGCAAAAGAAATTGGGTCCAACATTATCCGACTCAGAACCGCAAAAAACAACACAGCAGCCCAAGGATTGTATCATAAAATGGGTTTTGTAAGGGAGGACTATCTCTATAGTTATGACCTTACAGTCAACTAA
- the gabT gene encoding 4-aminobutyrate--2-oxoglutarate transaminase, with protein MGTQIKKVSEIPGPKSKVILARRAAALPAGLGKSTEVVVEKAEGALVWDVDGNQLIDFAGGIGMVNLGHRPQVVIDAVKDQLDKYIHPGALVTTFEPYLEFAELLNEITPGDFPKKTLLANSGSEAVENAVAIARYYTKRPAVICFEGAYHGRTMLTLSLTSKYGLFKKGFGSYAQDIYRFHSPNVYRRPNSMTEEEYIDFCIERFDQNLISHVDPSAVAAIIIEPVQGEGGFIPVPKRFLEKIRKVCDEHGIVFIADEVQAGAGRTGKFLSIEHSGVIPDIVTMAKSIGSGLPISAITGKAEIMDAPHLGGIGGTYSGSPIAVVGALATVKEIIKPEFLDRATHVGKIITDRINAMKEKFSIIGEVRGLGAMLVVEFVKDRTTKEPDMDFAMAVIKKSVANGLILIRAGLYTNCIRFLPPIVITDEQLNEGLDVIEAAIQDVLNERG; from the coding sequence ATGGGAACTCAAATTAAAAAAGTATCAGAAATTCCTGGTCCAAAAAGTAAAGTAATATTAGCAAGAAGAGCTGCAGCATTACCAGCAGGTCTAGGTAAATCTACCGAAGTGGTGGTTGAAAAGGCTGAAGGTGCCTTAGTATGGGATGTAGATGGAAATCAATTGATTGATTTTGCAGGTGGAATCGGAATGGTAAATTTAGGTCATAGACCACAAGTGGTGATTGATGCTGTAAAAGATCAGCTGGACAAATACATTCATCCAGGTGCTCTTGTTACAACATTTGAACCTTATTTGGAATTTGCAGAATTGCTAAACGAAATTACGCCAGGTGATTTTCCAAAAAAGACTTTGTTGGCAAACTCTGGTTCTGAAGCTGTAGAAAATGCAGTAGCGATTGCAAGATATTATACAAAAAGACCGGCCGTTATTTGTTTTGAAGGCGCCTATCACGGTCGTACCATGCTTACCTTAAGTTTGACTAGTAAATATGGTTTATTCAAAAAAGGTTTTGGAAGCTACGCTCAAGATATTTATCGTTTTCACTCTCCAAATGTGTATAGAAGACCAAATTCTATGACAGAAGAAGAATATATTGATTTTTGTATCGAACGTTTTGATCAAAATTTGATTTCTCACGTTGATCCATCTGCAGTTGCGGCAATTATCATTGAGCCTGTTCAAGGTGAAGGTGGTTTTATTCCGGTACCAAAACGTTTCTTAGAAAAAATCAGAAAAGTATGTGATGAGCACGGAATCGTATTTATTGCCGATGAGGTTCAAGCAGGAGCGGGTAGAACAGGAAAATTCCTTTCTATCGAGCATTCTGGAGTGATTCCAGATATTGTTACCATGGCAAAATCAATTGGGTCTGGACTGCCAATATCTGCCATTACTGGAAAAGCAGAAATCATGGATGCACCGCATTTGGGTGGAATTGGAGGAACATACAGTGGAAGTCCAATTGCAGTTGTTGGAGCTTTGGCAACGGTAAAAGAAATTATCAAGCCAGAATTTTTGGATCGTGCAACGCATGTTGGTAAAATAATTACAGACAGAATCAATGCCATGAAAGAGAAATTCTCGATAATTGGTGAAGTTCGTGGACTTGGAGCTATGCTTGTGGTAGAGTTTGTAAAAGACCGAACAACCAAAGAACCCGATATGGATTTTGCAATGGCTGTAATCAAGAAGTCGGTTGCTAATGGTTTGATTTTAATTAGAGCCGGATTGTATACCAACTGTATTCGTTTCTTGCCTCCAATAGTAATTACAGATGAACAATTGAATGAAGGTCTTGATGTAATTGAAGCCGCTATTCAAGACGTATTGAACGAGAGAGGATAA
- a CDS encoding Na+/H+ antiporter NhaC family protein, whose protein sequence is MKSVSTIIGVALLFLATLCYFIHWHALVPAFTVLGIAMITRKALEPLIIGCAIGFALLAQHGGSTEYFPEGKGMIFPLNMFDGMFTSIARDAHDQGLIWVILVCILYGAFVQLLNVSGGIKAVARYSENHVKNKKQSLIMTYFLSFFFFLDDYLSALSVGNTMRPITDKFGVSREKLALVLTMVCVPFTIIFPISTWTIFYGTQIVAIDGGVLDAAGVAITNPIQAFLGTIPYNFSAWISLIMGGLIVFQLIPDSKAIKLAEANVKPIEPAAVKIAKPNAKQGKLLYFILPILVLIWCTVFPYPFDMDYWGSFTFSSEYIFGSIDALRGIVTAVVFTYLYFLLFKVIKFNKISKHFVLGLETITFVLTVLGFTYLLKDVQNALGFNEFVVENLQGISWLNSATLPFIVFALVAWICWATGSNWGIYAILVPTTALLSHTLGANFWLVQGALASGTVWGAAACFFSDNRVLTAQSCKVNMMQHGISQFPYQLVIFAVSSILYLLAGFVL, encoded by the coding sequence ATGAAATCAGTCTCTACTATTATTGGTGTAGCCTTATTGTTCTTAGCTACTCTTTGTTATTTTATCCATTGGCACGCTTTAGTTCCTGCATTTACTGTTTTGGGAATTGCAATGATTACTAGAAAAGCATTGGAACCTTTAATTATAGGTTGTGCGATCGGATTTGCATTATTGGCACAACATGGAGGGTCTACAGAATATTTTCCTGAAGGAAAAGGAATGATTTTTCCGCTGAATATGTTTGACGGTATGTTTACTTCTATCGCTAGAGACGCACACGATCAAGGACTGATTTGGGTAATTTTAGTTTGTATATTATATGGAGCATTTGTTCAATTGTTAAATGTCTCTGGAGGTATCAAAGCAGTAGCCCGATATTCTGAAAATCATGTAAAAAACAAAAAACAGTCCTTAATAATGACTTATTTCTTGAGTTTTTTCTTTTTTCTAGATGATTATTTAAGCGCTTTGTCTGTTGGGAATACTATGAGACCTATTACTGATAAGTTTGGAGTTTCTAGAGAAAAATTAGCATTGGTATTGACAATGGTTTGTGTGCCTTTTACTATTATTTTTCCTATTTCGACTTGGACAATTTTTTACGGTACACAAATTGTCGCTATAGATGGTGGTGTTTTGGATGCGGCAGGAGTTGCAATAACAAATCCTATTCAAGCATTTTTGGGAACAATACCTTATAATTTTTCGGCATGGATTTCATTGATTATGGGAGGTTTAATTGTTTTTCAATTGATTCCAGATTCTAAAGCAATTAAATTAGCTGAAGCCAATGTAAAACCAATAGAACCAGCCGCAGTTAAAATAGCAAAACCAAATGCTAAACAAGGAAAATTACTTTATTTTATACTTCCAATTCTAGTTTTAATTTGGTGTACTGTTTTTCCTTACCCTTTTGATATGGATTATTGGGGAAGTTTTACTTTCTCTTCTGAATATATTTTTGGTAGTATTGATGCGTTGCGCGGTATTGTTACGGCTGTTGTGTTTACTTACCTTTATTTTTTACTTTTCAAAGTGATTAAATTTAATAAAATTTCGAAACATTTTGTATTGGGATTGGAGACAATCACATTTGTTTTAACTGTTTTGGGTTTTACATATTTATTGAAAGATGTTCAAAATGCTTTAGGATTCAACGAGTTTGTTGTAGAGAACTTACAAGGAATTAGTTGGTTGAATAGTGCTACTTTGCCTTTTATCGTTTTTGCTTTAGTAGCATGGATTTGTTGGGCAACTGGTTCAAACTGGGGGATCTATGCTATTTTGGTTCCTACAACTGCATTGTTGTCTCATACGTTGGGAGCCAATTTTTGGTTGGTTCAAGGAGCATTAGCTTCAGGTACCGTTTGGGGAGCAGCTGCCTGTTTCTTTTCAGATAATAGGGTACTAACGGCTCAATCTTGTAAAGTGAATATGATGCAACATGGAATTTCACAATTTCCGTATCAATTGGTAATATTTGCTGTTTCTTCAATTTTGTATTTGTTAGCAGGTTTTGTTTTGTAA
- a CDS encoding aminotransferase class III-fold pyridoxal phosphate-dependent enzyme, with amino-acid sequence MLSKEQIISDSKEFSLFSWSAQANVNPIAIERAEGVYLYDYDGNKIIDFSSGLMSVNIGHGDQRVTAAVVEQMQKVSFVTPTCTTEIRAKLSKKLSEICPGDLNKAFFTLCGTSSVDNAIKLARLYTGRHKIIGRYRAFHGGSIGGMSVGGDPRKLANDSQQMPNAVLLDDPYYFFGMKDLDDTTKLSLSLEYVERVIQFEGKTNIAAFIFEGESGSSGCLHYPKGYLKGVKALCEKYEILFIADEVMSGFGRTGKWFGFENHDIIPDMVCMAKGLTSSYLPLGCLMVSDKIAAKFDNTPMMIGLTYNAHPVALAAALAVINIYESDNLIANTRKMGAYLESKIEEMRAKHPSMGAFRNTGLLGCLDILKNKTTGELIAPYNASGDDLKVTNLIAAKVRALGLYTFVRWGYIFIAPPLCITEAEIDEGLSIISQALSIADEHLV; translated from the coding sequence ATGTTAAGTAAAGAACAAATCATAAGTGACAGTAAAGAATTCAGTTTATTTTCATGGTCAGCACAAGCCAATGTAAACCCAATAGCTATAGAAAGAGCTGAAGGTGTTTATTTATATGACTATGACGGTAACAAAATAATTGATTTTTCCTCTGGTTTAATGTCCGTAAATATTGGTCATGGTGATCAAAGAGTTACGGCAGCAGTGGTGGAACAAATGCAAAAAGTAAGTTTTGTAACCCCGACTTGCACCACCGAAATTAGAGCCAAATTATCAAAAAAACTTTCTGAAATATGTCCTGGTGATTTGAATAAAGCTTTCTTTACCTTATGTGGAACTTCTTCTGTAGACAATGCTATCAAATTAGCCAGATTGTATACTGGAAGACATAAAATTATTGGTCGATATAGAGCTTTTCATGGTGGATCCATTGGTGGAATGTCTGTGGGTGGTGATCCTAGAAAACTGGCTAATGATTCGCAACAAATGCCCAATGCAGTTTTACTAGATGATCCCTACTATTTCTTTGGCATGAAAGATTTAGATGATACCACAAAATTAAGTTTAAGTTTAGAATATGTAGAGCGAGTAATCCAGTTTGAAGGTAAAACGAATATTGCTGCTTTTATTTTTGAAGGAGAAAGTGGTTCTTCGGGCTGTTTGCATTATCCAAAAGGCTATTTGAAAGGCGTTAAAGCGCTTTGCGAAAAATACGAAATTCTTTTTATTGCCGATGAAGTAATGAGTGGATTTGGAAGAACCGGAAAATGGTTTGGTTTTGAAAATCACGATATCATTCCCGATATGGTTTGTATGGCCAAAGGATTAACTTCCTCTTATCTTCCTTTAGGTTGCTTAATGGTTTCTGATAAAATAGCTGCAAAATTCGATAATACTCCAATGATGATTGGACTTACTTACAATGCTCATCCTGTTGCTTTGGCAGCTGCATTGGCTGTAATTAATATTTACGAAAGTGATAATTTGATTGCCAATACCAGAAAAATGGGTGCTTATCTAGAATCCAAAATTGAAGAAATGAGAGCCAAGCATCCAAGTATGGGCGCTTTTAGAAACACAGGTCTTTTAGGATGTTTGGATATTCTAAAAAACAAAACTACAGGCGAATTGATTGCTCCTTACAACGCCAGTGGTGATGATTTAAAAGTTACTAATCTTATTGCTGCCAAAGTGAGAGCATTGGGATTATACACTTTTGTACGTTGGGGATATATTTTCATAGCTCCACCATTATGCATCACCGAAGCTGAAATAGACGAAGGCTTGTCTATTATTTCACAAGCGTTGTCTATAGCCGATGAGCATCTTGTATAA